In Thermococcus stetteri, the following proteins share a genomic window:
- a CDS encoding TldD/PmbA family protein: MEVESLMRTAEELARKHGVGYYEIRISRVIMTEVSMSNGQLRGLSSNSETGIGARAFNGAWGFSSANDRGRFEKAIETAMKIAKLSRGDSKIYTGDPVVDEAEMPVKKPFSEVNIEDKVALVKETDSMLTGEKIVNRNVSYHDILVETVYFNSLGSEIRTVVPRIRFGFSVTAKGNGEMQQYWKSFGGTLGWEMVEGIDLSHWTSLVVEKANALLRAGSPPSGELPVIADPELTGLFIHEALGHAVEADLVKNGDSILAGRLGEKIAVDGLTVVDDPTLPGKFGSYIYDDEGIKGRRVEVIRDGVLVNYLNDRETAEYFGLEPNGHGRAQSYAHQPLVRMGNTYVEAGDWSFDEMLEEVKYGLYMIGDKGGQVDTANGTFTFGAREGYIIENGEPKEMVRDVALSGKILDVLKNIRAIGKDVRIEFPGYCGKGQSVPVDDGGPHILTRALVGGLR, translated from the coding sequence ATGGAAGTTGAGAGCCTCATGAGGACTGCCGAAGAGCTGGCGAGAAAGCACGGTGTCGGTTATTATGAAATCAGGATCTCACGGGTTATCATGACAGAAGTATCCATGAGCAACGGCCAGCTTAGAGGGCTCTCCAGTAACTCCGAGACCGGGATAGGTGCGAGGGCCTTCAACGGTGCGTGGGGCTTTTCAAGTGCAAACGACCGGGGAAGGTTTGAGAAGGCTATCGAGACCGCCATGAAGATAGCCAAGCTCTCTCGGGGAGACTCAAAGATATACACTGGCGATCCCGTTGTGGATGAAGCCGAAATGCCCGTGAAAAAGCCCTTCTCCGAGGTAAACATCGAGGACAAGGTTGCCCTTGTGAAAGAGACCGATTCCATGCTCACCGGTGAAAAGATCGTGAACAGGAACGTCTCTTACCACGATATCCTTGTCGAGACTGTCTATTTCAACTCCCTCGGGAGTGAAATAAGAACCGTTGTTCCGAGGATACGCTTTGGGTTCTCCGTAACGGCGAAGGGGAACGGGGAAATGCAGCAGTACTGGAAGAGCTTCGGAGGAACTCTCGGCTGGGAGATGGTTGAGGGTATTGACCTGTCCCACTGGACTTCTCTCGTAGTTGAGAAGGCTAATGCCCTTCTGAGGGCAGGTTCTCCACCTTCCGGTGAGCTTCCGGTGATAGCCGACCCCGAACTTACGGGCCTCTTCATCCACGAGGCCCTTGGACATGCGGTCGAGGCAGACCTGGTAAAGAACGGAGACAGCATCTTAGCCGGAAGGCTTGGGGAGAAGATAGCGGTTGATGGCCTTACTGTTGTGGATGACCCTACCCTTCCGGGCAAGTTCGGTTCCTACATCTACGATGACGAGGGTATAAAAGGGAGGAGAGTGGAGGTTATTCGCGACGGCGTTCTAGTGAACTACCTCAACGACCGCGAGACCGCTGAGTACTTTGGCCTTGAGCCGAACGGCCATGGCAGGGCGCAGAGCTACGCCCACCAGCCGCTTGTGAGGATGGGCAACACCTACGTCGAGGCCGGCGACTGGTCTTTCGATGAGATGCTCGAGGAGGTCAAGTACGGCCTCTACATGATAGGCGACAAGGGTGGACAGGTGGATACCGCCAACGGAACCTTCACGTTTGGGGCGAGGGAGGGCTACATAATCGAGAACGGCGAGCCTAAAGAGATGGTGCGCGACGTTGCCCTCTCTGGGAAAATCCTAGACGTCCTCAAAAATATCCGCGCCATTGGAAAGGACGTCAGAATCGAGTTCCCCGGGTACTGCGGCAAGGGGCAGTCCGTTCCTGTTGACGATGGCGGTCCCCACATACTCACGAGGGCCCTTGTGGGAGGCCTAAGATAG
- a CDS encoding S16 family serine protease, with translation MKRALSILLALFLLASFLNPVKAQCPSEGNTVVLKAPAVSKTPDGRLVGVATDFVITVAPGSGHVYVETWPLSEVDMQASARLAAQIAGKVTGKDMSKYDVFIQVKTDTPIIGGPSAGGTMTVGIIAALMGWKVNPKVMMTGMINPDGTIGPVGGILEKASAAASVGAKLFLIPQGQRIQVIQETQQKTIGGIVQIVQTKSEKVDVVEYAKERWGLEVKEVSDIYEAVYYFTGHMLPKPKAPANVIIDTSFLKDDAVKDYQNTTAYYESVKEKLKKSNVDYSTYTVLKEALDQAKAILDDSKEALDSGMYYTALSKDFQARIVLRHIDWYISVESPEDVSNLLTEVNSYINQTESLVSSMEIKGMTMLQAVAAAEERVEDAKESLQEGWKYYYSADYWNAIDRAAYAYERAQTARFWAKLGERFAKGETIDREELKETARNYIDESSLIVTYIESMYGNVIGNDLMDTIQKAEQYYGDGKYSAAIFTAMEARVRGEVFLDTMGIDNETILREKLQEMKEAAKTAIGIAQTNGLHPLLSIAYYEFAESYEKGNTTDDLVNAMIFYQYARESAGVFLIKVNESTPSVPSNETAIPTLPVDTNTNGGSTSTPSTTSTTVPSSGIKSVCGPAFILALALVPLLRRRR, from the coding sequence ATGAAACGAGCATTATCGATCTTGCTGGCACTGTTCCTCCTGGCATCGTTCTTAAATCCAGTGAAGGCTCAGTGCCCCTCAGAGGGGAACACCGTCGTTCTAAAGGCGCCAGCCGTCTCAAAAACCCCCGATGGACGGCTCGTTGGTGTCGCCACGGACTTCGTGATAACAGTCGCCCCTGGTAGCGGGCACGTTTACGTTGAGACCTGGCCCCTCTCCGAGGTGGACATGCAAGCAAGTGCGAGATTGGCAGCACAGATAGCTGGAAAGGTGACCGGCAAGGACATGAGCAAGTACGACGTCTTCATACAGGTCAAAACGGACACGCCGATCATAGGCGGTCCATCGGCAGGAGGAACAATGACAGTGGGTATAATCGCCGCCCTCATGGGTTGGAAAGTAAACCCAAAGGTGATGATGACTGGAATGATCAACCCCGACGGGACGATAGGCCCCGTCGGAGGAATCCTTGAGAAGGCTTCAGCGGCCGCTTCGGTCGGAGCGAAGCTTTTCCTCATCCCCCAGGGCCAGCGGATCCAGGTCATCCAAGAGACCCAGCAGAAGACCATAGGTGGAATAGTGCAGATTGTACAGACAAAGAGCGAGAAGGTTGATGTCGTCGAATACGCAAAGGAGCGCTGGGGCCTTGAGGTTAAGGAGGTAAGCGACATATATGAGGCCGTCTACTACTTCACCGGGCACATGCTCCCCAAGCCGAAGGCACCCGCCAACGTCATCATAGACACCTCCTTCCTCAAGGACGACGCCGTCAAGGACTACCAGAACACCACGGCATACTACGAGAGCGTTAAGGAGAAGCTCAAAAAGAGCAACGTTGACTACTCAACCTACACAGTCCTCAAAGAGGCCCTGGACCAGGCCAAAGCTATACTGGACGACTCAAAGGAGGCCCTAGATTCAGGGATGTACTACACCGCCCTCAGCAAGGACTTCCAGGCGAGGATCGTCCTGAGGCACATTGACTGGTACATAAGCGTTGAGAGCCCAGAAGACGTTTCAAACCTTCTGACGGAGGTGAACTCCTACATAAACCAGACAGAAAGCCTCGTATCGTCCATGGAGATAAAGGGCATGACGATGCTCCAAGCGGTTGCCGCCGCCGAAGAGAGGGTAGAGGACGCCAAGGAGAGCCTTCAGGAGGGCTGGAAGTACTACTACAGCGCCGACTACTGGAACGCCATCGACAGGGCAGCCTACGCATATGAGAGGGCACAGACCGCACGCTTCTGGGCCAAACTTGGTGAGAGGTTCGCAAAGGGTGAGACCATAGACAGGGAGGAGCTCAAAGAAACGGCGAGAAACTACATAGACGAGTCGAGCCTCATAGTGACCTACATCGAGTCCATGTACGGAAACGTCATAGGGAACGATCTCATGGACACAATCCAGAAGGCTGAGCAGTACTACGGAGATGGGAAGTACTCAGCGGCGATCTTCACTGCCATGGAAGCCAGGGTTCGCGGTGAGGTGTTCCTGGACACCATGGGCATAGACAACGAGACCATTCTGAGGGAGAAGCTCCAGGAGATGAAGGAGGCCGCGAAGACCGCCATAGGGATAGCGCAGACGAACGGACTCCACCCGCTACTCTCAATAGCTTACTACGAGTTCGCAGAGAGCTACGAGAAGGGCAACACAACGGACGATCTTGTGAACGCTATGATCTTCTACCAGTACGCGAGGGAGAGCGCCGGCGTGTTCCTGATAAAGGTGAACGAAAGCACGCCAAGCGTTCCGAGCAACGAAACGGCTATACCAACGCTGCCAGTGGATACGAACACAAACGGCGGAAGCACATCCACTCCGAGCACAACATCCACGACAGTTCCAAGCTCGGGAATAAAGTCGGTGTGTGGCCCGGCTTTCATCCTAGCCCTTGCTCTTGTCCCGCTCCTGAGGAGGCGTAGGTGA
- a CDS encoding phosphoadenosine phosphosulfate reductase domain-containing protein, which yields MFTVVARARKDAKALQYINERNYGGFLEVKSLGGGRSFEEVEEGLSKVLGEPYIPIFLFGEKEKALMEDILEVVRESGRPFYARLLRTKKVRNMRVDELYAHLEDIKARFRLGIEWKNAYFLNPENPFGIEIHPDYDIYLAIGDGFRRAMKSLLDVDLGENSLVLRKLMNQEVYFSGPNKVAEVSKKLGFPTEVLWRCPCTEDVSLDELIAANRDYIGAFANASKEFLRKFEGYDIAVPWSGGKDSTAALILAREAFGKVSAVYVRMEYDMPETEEYVERLAKKLGIDLIRVDVPMPIDKFGMPTHRNRWCTKMKVEALYNAVGEFENPLLVVGDRDGESARRRLKPPVIERKTDFGPILEVMPIKFWSGMMVQLFILMRGFDLHPLYYEGFYRLGCTICPSLAEWEVELLKRRGVKDLPLTYASSGAGQEQGLG from the coding sequence ATGTTCACGGTCGTCGCAAGAGCCAGAAAGGACGCAAAGGCCCTCCAGTACATAAACGAACGCAACTACGGTGGCTTCCTCGAGGTTAAAAGCCTCGGCGGAGGGAGGAGCTTTGAGGAAGTAGAAGAGGGCCTTAGCAAGGTCCTTGGAGAACCTTACATCCCGATATTCCTCTTCGGGGAGAAGGAAAAGGCCCTGATGGAGGACATCCTAGAGGTCGTGAGGGAGAGCGGAAGGCCCTTCTACGCGAGGCTTCTGAGGACAAAGAAGGTCCGCAACATGCGCGTTGATGAGCTGTACGCTCACCTCGAGGACATAAAGGCCCGCTTCAGGCTTGGAATCGAGTGGAAAAATGCCTACTTCCTCAACCCGGAGAACCCTTTTGGGATTGAAATACACCCGGACTACGACATCTATCTGGCTATTGGCGATGGTTTTAGAAGGGCGATGAAGTCCCTTCTTGATGTTGACCTTGGCGAGAACTCCCTTGTTCTCAGGAAGCTGATGAACCAGGAGGTCTACTTCTCTGGTCCCAACAAAGTTGCAGAAGTGAGTAAAAAGCTCGGATTTCCGACCGAGGTTCTCTGGAGGTGTCCCTGCACGGAGGATGTTTCCCTTGATGAATTGATAGCCGCCAACAGAGACTACATCGGGGCCTTTGCAAACGCCAGCAAGGAGTTCCTGAGAAAGTTTGAAGGATACGACATAGCTGTGCCGTGGAGCGGTGGGAAGGACTCTACGGCGGCCCTTATACTTGCTAGAGAGGCCTTTGGAAAGGTCAGTGCGGTCTACGTCAGGATGGAGTACGACATGCCGGAGACGGAGGAATACGTTGAGAGACTCGCCAAAAAGCTGGGGATCGACCTGATCAGGGTAGACGTCCCGATGCCGATAGATAAGTTCGGTATGCCGACACATAGAAACCGCTGGTGCACCAAAATGAAAGTCGAGGCCCTTTACAATGCAGTCGGCGAGTTTGAGAACCCCCTTTTAGTTGTTGGCGACCGCGATGGGGAGAGTGCCAGAAGGCGCTTAAAACCGCCCGTAATCGAGAGAAAAACGGACTTCGGCCCAATCCTGGAGGTCATGCCCATAAAGTTCTGGAGCGGGATGATGGTTCAGCTCTTCATCCTTATGAGGGGCTTTGACCTCCATCCGCTCTACTACGAGGGTTTCTACAGGCTTGGGTGTACCATCTGTCCAAGCCTCGCAGAATGGGAGGTTGAACTGCTAAAAAGAAGAGGGGTCAAAGACCTCCCGCTCACCTACGCCTCCTCAGGAGCGGGACAAGAGCAAGGGCTAGGATGA